CGGTCCGGCGCGGCGGCGGCGCTGGGCTGGGGCATGGTGACCACGTGCTTCTACGAGTTCTGCCACTGCATCCAGCACCTCAACTACGCCCCGCAGCAGAAGTGGCTGAAGGACATCAAGCGCCTGCACATGTCCCACCACTTCCACAACGAGCAGGGCAACTACGGCATCACCAACTACTTCTGGGACCGCGTGTTCGGCACGCTGTACGAGAAGGCCTCCGACAAGCCCAAGAGCCCCACCGTCTTCAACCTGGGCTACACGGCGGAAGAGGCGCAGAAGTACCCCTGGGTGGACAAGCTCTCCGGCGGCACCCGTGGCGACGGTCACCCGCGCCGCTTCTGGGGCGCTGAAGGGCTGAGCTCGCCGGAAGCCTCCAGCGAACAGCAGTCCTGAGTGCCAGCTCCCGCTTCACCCCGGACCTCCCCGCGCGCTTCGTCGCCGGGGAGGTCTTCGTTTGGGCGCACGTCACGCGGAGAGCGGCTGGGCCACGTCCTGCTGCTGCTCCTCGCGAAAGCGCCGGGCGGACAGGGGCGGCAGGGGGTGCACGCGCGCCACGAGGCACGCCGCGCTGCCACCGGCCAGGTGGAACTGATCCAACCTCACGCTGACGGGCCGGCGCCCCAGGCCGCGCAGCACCGCCTCCACTCGGGGGACGCGCGCCCCGACGATGACGGTGTTTCCCACCTCCACCAGATTGAGCCCGAACGCGAGCGCGTCCTCGCGCGCGACGGGAATCACCTGCTGGATGCCCTCCGT
This DNA window, taken from Corallococcus coralloides DSM 2259, encodes the following:
- a CDS encoding sterol desaturase family protein, producing MSLRDLVYSFFTYYAVVAYILIGITCIVLSVKWFEAPVRMGAAVLLATVAYPFGWYLIHRYILHGRFLYKSAATAVTWKRIHFDHHQDPHDLRVLFGALHTTLPTIALVLTPIGYLIGGRSGAAAALGWGMVTTCFYEFCHCIQHLNYAPQQKWLKDIKRLHMSHHFHNEQGNYGITNYFWDRVFGTLYEKASDKPKSPTVFNLGYTAEEAQKYPWVDKLSGGTRGDGHPRRFWGAEGLSSPEASSEQQS